A single Glycine soja cultivar W05 chromosome 14, ASM419377v2, whole genome shotgun sequence DNA region contains:
- the LOC114385022 gene encoding protein NPGR1-like — translation MLCACSGEQFKFEEAPPRSPDSLATRDFSASGLSSRTGDWESKFDETQVEDVESTLKEALSLNYEEARALLGRLEYQRGNFDAALQVFEGIDIRALAPRMIRAIAERIKQRKPRSKVDNGLPNVMSMHSVSLLLEAILLKSKSLEELGRYTEAAKECRIAVDTVESALPNGMPEGIGEACKLQEMFHRALELLPNLWIKAGLPDEAVTAYRRALVKPWNLEPRRLACVQKDLATTLLYGGVEVNLPPQLQVNGLTTPMSGTEEAILLLLILSGKMALQEIDWDPEIMDNLTFSLSITGMFESLADHVEKILPGVYDRAERWYFLALCYSAAGQNDIALNLLRKACGSSEAKHRPHFPSFLFGAKLYSLNPNHAREGIKLSQEVIDLAKHQNKHFLGQGQKFLGICHGAAARTSVLDSERIIFQRESLKFLSDAALNGNNDPEVMFSLGLENAIQRNLNAAYDNIMIYSDMMAGSSRRGWQLLALIVSAQQRFQDAKTIVDFALDEAGSIDQLELLRLKAVLQITQQQPKQAIETYRILLAVIEARKEHWLQAKTFRHEALTEQKLEMEAWQDLATIYADISSFLDAKACVDKAQLIEFFSPRSWHITGLLFEAQSLHKEAFVSFSVSLSIEPDYIPSIISTAKLLLKLGMQSLPIARSFLMNALRLDPTNHDAWFNLGLVSKMEGSLQQAADCFQAAYELKLSAPVQKFE, via the exons ATGTTGTGTGCTTGTTCCGGGGAGCAATTCAAATTTGAAGAGGCGCCACCACGGTCACCAGACTCCTTGGCAACAAGGGATTTCTCTGCAAGTGGCCTTTCTTCAAGGACTGGGGATTGGGAATCCAAATTTGATGAAACACAAGTAGAAGATGTTGAATCTACTTTAAAAGAAGCTCTCTCATTAAACTATGAG GAAGCTCGGGCTTTGTTGGGGAGGCTTGAATATCAAAGAGGGAACTTTGATGCCGCCCTTCAAGTTTTTGAGGGTATAGACATAAGGGCTTTGGCCCCAAGGATGATAAGGGCTATAGCTGAAAGAATCAAACAAAGAAAGCCACGTTCCAAGGTGGATAATGGGCTTCCTAATGTGATGTCAATGCATTCAGTAAGCCTGCTTCTTGAGGCGATTTTGCTTAAATCCAAATCCTTAGAAGAACTTGGGCGATACACTG AGGCTGCAAAGGAGTGCAGAATTGCTGTGGATACAGTTGAATCTGCTCTTCCTAATGGAATGCCTGAGGGTATTGGTGAAGCTTGTAAGTTGCAAGAAATGTTCCACAGAGCATTGGAGTTGCTTCCAAATCTATGGATCAAGGCAGGTTTGCCAGATGAAGCTGTCACTGCTTATCGGCGGGCTCTAGTCAAGCCCTGGAATTTGGAGCCGCGGAGGTTGGCCTGTGTGCAAAAAGATTTAGCTACCACACTACTCTATGGAGGTGTTGAAGTAAACCTGCCCCCTCAGTTGCAAGTGAATGGTCTAACAACACCTATGAGTGGCACTGAAGAGGCTATACTTTTGCTATTAATACTTTCAGGAAAGATGGCACTTCAGGAAATAGATTGGGACCCTGAAATAATGGATAATCTTACATTTTCACTTTCAATTACTGGGATGTTTGAATCATTAGCGGATCATGTAGAGAAGATCCTTCCAGGTGTTTATGATCGAGCCGAGAGGTGGTACTTTCTTGCTCTTTGTTACAGTGCAGCAGGACAGAATGATATAGCCTTGAACCTTTTGAGGAAGGCTTGTGGTAGTTCTGAAGCAAAGCATAGACCccattttccttcatttttgttTGGTGCAAAGCTGTATTCTCTAAATCCAAACCATGCTCGTGAAGGAATTAAATTATCACAGGAAGTTATTGATCTAGCCAAACATCAAAATAAGCATTTTTTGGGTCAGGGCCAAAAATTTCTTGGCATTTGCCATGGAGCTGCTGCTAGAACATCTGTACTGGATTCTGaaagaattatatttcaaaGAGAGTCTTTGAAGTTTCTAAGTGATGCTGCCCTAAATGGAAATAATGACCCAGAAGTGATGTTCAGCCTTGGACTGGAAAACGCAATTCAAAGAAATCTAAATGCAGCTTATGACAATATAATGATTTACTCAGACATGATGGCTGGCAGCTCAAGAAGAGGTTGGCAGCTGTTAGCACTCATAGTATCAGCACAGCAGCGGTTTCAGGACGCCAAAACTATAGTTGATTTTGCTTTAGATGAGGCTGGCAGTATAGATCAGTTAGAACTACTGAGACTGAAAGCTGTACTTCAAATTACTCAGCAGCAACCCAAGCAAGCAATTGAGACCTACAGAATCTTGCTAGCTGTAATTGAAGCAAGAAAAGAGCATTGGCTACAAGCTAAGACATTCAGGCATGAG GCATTAACAGAACAGAAGTTGGAAATGGAAGCTTGGCAGGATTTGGCTACCATTTATGCAGATATTAGTTCCTTTCTTGATGCAAAAGCTTGTGTTGACAAGGCCCAGTTGATAGAATTTTTTTCTCCCAGAAGTTGGCATATTACTG GGTTGTTGTTTGAAGCTCAATCTTTGCATAAGGAGGCCTTTGTTTCCTTCTCAGTCTCGTTGTCAATAGAACCGGATTACATTCCCAGTATTATTTCAACAGCAAAATTGTTACTTAAACTTGGAATGCAATCACTTCCAATAGCAAGAAGCTTTTTAATGAATGCTTTGAGATTAGACCCCACAAACCATGATGCATGGTTTAACCTTGGATTGGTTTCAAAAATGGAAGGCTCGTTACAACAAGCGGCAGATTGCTTTCAAGCTGCATATGAGCTGAAGCTTTCAGCTCCAGTGCAAAAATTTGAGTGA
- the LOC114385023 gene encoding uncharacterized protein LOC114385023, whose amino-acid sequence MGLCFGCFGVDKRMSKEEERLASEEARAKAAEAAQKRQEQFENSAAGRAARAQQQAMAKQSANTNKGEPVLKWQMS is encoded by the exons ATGGGTCTTTGCTTTGGTTGCTTCGGCGTAGACAAACGCATGAGCAAGGAAGAAGAGAGATTGGCCTCTGAAGAAGCGCGTGCCAAAGCTGCTGAAGCCGCACAGAAAAG GCAAGAGCAATTTGAGAATTCTGCAGCAGGACGAGCTGCTCGTGCACAGCAACAAGCAATGGCAAAGCAATCTGCAAATACCAACAAAGGCGAACCAGTTCTAAAG TGGCAAATGAGTTGA
- the LOC114385417 gene encoding A-kinase anchor protein 17B, producing MSSEEQQQKKNNEEGEEEALKPLEIENGLRLVPRVKLNLTVYPSTPLTLSHPIDEWKMKRALIDFLHSSHSLTLPEDDDLHLTRLKDLKKRKRDDPVAAGTLRIWDLSSFRTENHRFRLTEKLNGIELNLEGVKFRLAATVPVSDDFQGMKKDWEEHSAFRSRREPDTVVLRGVPSRWFAEPRVSSKPSMLVTHTIFSTFGKIRNLNVAEDDDFGKDANEDSGDLVSGLYCKIVVQFERYRDFHDAMKVLCGRSLQKQGSQLKADYEVSWDKDGFFRNSRNQIQEKNNMVSTRAADHYRSEAPRRQAYNSRHSPDTVRPRRFKE from the exons ATGAGTAGTGAGGAGCAGCAGCAGAAGAAGAATAATGAAGAAGGGGAAGAAGAAGCGTTGAAGCCGTTGGAGATCGAGAACGGTCTTCGCCTAGTCCCGCGCGTGAAGCTCAACCTCACGGTGTACCCTTCCACGCCCCTCACACTCTCCCACCCAATCGACGAATGGAAGATGAAGCGCGCACTCATCGACTTCCTCCACTCCTCCCACTCCCTCACGCTCCCCGAGGACGACGACCTCCACCTCACGCGCCTCAAGGACCTCAAGAAACGCAAGCGCGACGACCCCGTCGCCGCCGGAACGCTCCGCATATGGGACCTCTCTTCCTTCCGAACGGAGAATCACCGCTTCCGATTAACGGAGAAGCTTAACGGGATCGAACTCAACCTCGAGGGCGTTAAGTTCAGACTCGCCGCTACGGTTCCTGTTTCGGATGATTTTCaaggaatgaagaaggattGGGAGGAGCATTCCGCGTTTCGAAGTCGGCGCGAACCTGATACCGTTGTTCTGAGAGGCGTTCCGTCGCGGTGGTTCGCTGAGCCTAGGGTTTCGTCTAAGCCCTCCATGCTAGTTACTCACACCATCTTCTCCACTTTCGGCAAAATAAG GAATCTTAATGTTGCTGAGGATGATGATTTTGGTAAGGATGCAAATGAAGATAGCGGAGACCTAGTTTCGGGCCTTTACTGCAAGATTGTGGTTCAGTTTGAGAGATATAGAGACTTCCATGATGCAATGAAAGTTCTGTGTGGTCGGTCGTTGCAAAAG CAAGGGTCACAACTAAAGGCCGATTATGAGGTTAGTTGGGACAAAGATGGATTCTTTCGGAACTCAAGGAATcaaattcaagagaagaataacATGGTATCCACAAGGGCAGCTGATCATTACAGAAGCGAAGCTCCAAGACGTCAGGCCTACAATTCTCGCCACAGTCCAGATACTGTGCGCCCCAGGAGATTCAAG GAATGA
- the LOC114384291 gene encoding uncharacterized protein LOC114384291 yields the protein MLNPFVCGTFHNEYDDEPCLASPNSSPRKYKRKVSKNNPYSARGLDKFSELLADLDEKRQKIYSQMNPHDISFVRFVYSNTNDDIVPVVVKVKNNKDQKHSKSQELKVVRARTTTMTLTHTSEYSMDKSATTDQENPAEERKQHQIETHAKVAKKKNNFSWDMGKPSFYVPVVMILILLLLIVFGRSVTTLSICIFWYVISTLKGSSSSNTSKSMTKKDYVRGLSEKKIVINEGTRKKNMLEGGVKKWW from the coding sequence ATGCTGAACCCTTTTGTTTGTGGCACTTTCCATAACGAATATGATGATGAACCATGTCTTGCAAGTCCTAATTCTAGCCccagaaaatataaaagaaaagttaGCAAGAACAACCCTTATTCCGCTCGTGGCCTAGACAAGTTTTCTGAGCTTTTGGCTGATCTTGATGAGAAGAGGCAGAAGATTTATTCACAGATGAACCCTCATGACATCTCTTTCGTTCGCTTTGTATACTCCAACACTAATGATGATATTGTTCCTGTTGTGGtcaaggtgaaaaacaacaagGATCAGAAACACAGCAAGAGCCAAGAACTCAAAGTGGTGAGagcaagaacaacaacaatgaCGTTGACTCATACATCAGAGTACTCAATGGACAAGTCTGCAACAACTGATCAAGAAAACCCTGCTGAAGAAAGAAAGCAACACCAGATAGAAACTCATGCAAAGGTAGCTAAGAAGAAGAACAACTTTTCTTGGGATATGGGGAAGCCTTCTTTCTATGTTCCTGTGGTTATGATATTGATTTTGTTGCTCTTGATTGTGTTTGGAAGATCCGTTACAACTCTTTCCATTTGTATTTTCTGGTATGTGATCTCCACTTTGAAGGGTAGTTCATCATCAAACACATCGAAGTCCATGACGAAGAAGGATTATGTTAGAGGGTTGAGTGAAAAGAAGATTGTGATCAATGAAgggacaaggaaaaaaaatatgttagagGGTGGAGTGAAAAAATGGTGGTGA
- the LOC114384211 gene encoding LIM domain-containing protein WLIM1-like: MAFAGTTQKCMACDKTVYLVDKLTADNRVFHKACFRCHHCKGTLKLSNYNSFEGVLYCKPHFDQLFKRTGSLDKSFEGTPKIAKPEKNLEEKPAAAKVSSMFGGTREKCAGCQKTVYPTEKVTVNGTPYHKSCFKCCHGGCVISPSNYIAHEGKLYCKHHHVQLIKEKGNLTQLEGDNEKSATNGKINGEEVSAET; encoded by the exons atGGCATTTGCAGGAACAACCCAGAAGTGTATGGCCTGCGACAAAACGGTTTATCTGGTTGATAAGTTGACCGCGGATAACCGAGTGTTCCACAAAGCTTGCTTCAGATGCCATCACTGCAAAGGAACCCTCAAG CTGAGCAACTACAACTCTTTTGAGGGAGTTCTTTACTGCAAGCCACATTTTGACCAACTGTTCAAAAGAACTGGGAGCCTTGACAAAAGCTTTGAAG GGACACCAAAAATTGCCAAGCCAGAGAAAAATTTGGAAGAG AAACCTGCAGCAGCCAAAGTCTCAAGTATGTTTGGTGGAACAAGGGAAAAATGTGCTGGTTGTCAGAAAACGGTGTATCCCACTGAGAAG GTTACTGTGAATGGAACTCCTTACCATAAGAGTTGTTTTAAATGCTGCCATGGAGGGTGTGTTATCAGTCCTTCCAATTACATAGCACACGAGGGAAAACTCTACTGCAAACACCACCATGTCCAATTGATCAAGGAGAAGGGCAATTTAACCCAACTTGAAGGTGACAATGAGAAGAGTGCGACTAATGGGAAAATCAATGGTGAAGAAGTTTCCGCAGAGACATGA
- the LOC114385176 gene encoding F-box protein At3g12350-like: MANNENETCSFTDFPEDIQVSILSFLGPSEIATLACTSKKLGSLCSTVSKLWFSMCERRWGSNTRITQWAQKPAISFKQLYHTLHRWENLLGFWRRSGTGIPSLLFFEWGPSFISASRVSPSDSDSNTYGVTKTPFLWMSLSEEGHVVTFLDPDGRRSDFKPENRSELVAVDVSFMGKTHFVVEEKRVRGGDDDVVVAESGSPPERLMAEIYQHFANPRSPGSDRSRRQRRREKERLYGRKWEPQHFVKIVNCSPTPARPLQGLWKGICGDMSLAFYLVAYDDIGGIACRWIGDPPDHFSGQAPVFWTSNATFLESPFSPEEESLYDSRVHLQPLQLGNEVLEQFPLSDCELVNQIQQFQLSGNVVNRIHHISSSYDLVVPGLAGTMNRRSAEGRIWQYRNGTFGFGFLSDNFVIDMKHIVHNGCIVDTVNSSAN, translated from the exons ATGGCGAATAACGAGAACGAGACATGTTCCTTCACCGATTTCCCAGAGGACATTCAGGTGTCCATCCTCTCGTTCCTGGGCCCATCGGAGATCGCAACCCTAGCCTGCACCTCGAAGAAACTGGGCTCTCTCTGCTCCACCGTCTCCAAGCTCTGGTTCTCTATGTGCGAGCGCAGGTGGGGCTCCAACACCCGCATCACCCAATGGGCCCAAAAGCCCGCCATCTCCTTCAAGCAACTCTACCACACCCTCCACCGCTGGGAGAATCTCCTCGGCTTCTGGCGCCGAAGCGGAACCGGAATCCCTTCCTTGCTCTTCTTCGAGTGGGGCCCATCCTTCATCTCCGCTTCTAGGGTTTCCCCTTCCGACTCCGATTCGAACACCTATGGTGTCACCAAAACGCCGTTCCTCTGGATGAGCCTCTCTGAGGAGGGACACGTGGTCACGTTTCTCGATCCCGACGGGAGGAGATCCGATTTCAAACCCGAGAATCGGAGCGAATTGGTGGCTGTGGATGTGAGTTTCATGGGGAAGACGCATTTTGTTGTGGAGGAGAAGCGGGTTAGGGGGGGTGATGACGATGTCGTGGTGGCGGAGAGCGGATCGCCGCCGGAGAGACTGATGGCGGAGATTTACCAGCATTTCGCGAACCCGCGGAGCCCCGGGAGTGATCGGTCCAGGAGGCAGAGGCGGCGCGAGAAGGAGAGGCTCTACGGGAGGAAGTGGGAGCCTCAGCATTTTGTCAAGATTGTCAACTGCTCGCCGACTCCGGCCCGCCCATTGCAGGGCCTGTGGAAG GGAATTTGCGGTGACATGAGTTTGGCATTTTACCTTGTGGCATATGATGACATTGGGGGTATTGCCTGCCGGTGGATTGGGGATCCTCCTGACCATTTTTCAGGACAGGCCCCGGTTTTCTGGACGTCTAATGCTACGTTTCTGGAATCTCCCTTTTCTCCAGAGGAAGAATCTTTGTATGACAGTCGTGTTCATCTTCAACCGCTTCAACTGGGCAATGAAGTTCTTGAGCAGTTCCCTTTGTCGGACTGTGAATTGGTAAATCAAATTCAGCAGTTCCAGTTGTCAGGCAATGTGGTAAACCGAATTCATCACATAAGTTCAAGTTATGATTTAGTTGTTCCAGGCCTTGCTGGAACAATGAATCGAAGGAGTGCAGAAGGAAGGATTTGGCAGTACCGAAATGGTACTTTTGGATTTGGATTCCTTTCGGACAATTTTGTCATAGACATGAAACATATTGTCCACAATGGTTGTATTGTGGATACTGTAAATTCTTCTGCTAATTGA
- the LOC114383196 gene encoding exocyst complex component EXO70A1-like, whose product MQCPKNMALEEDPTTLLKLESACSDLKTLLRASEETEENLGNTDTRLDLLQRSLSTASKRIVPLQSLAMSRKALDSRITRALAPALALLNTFKLTECLQNSLVELSTRLSSEKPLQKRLERLLEYTKYVDQLNEGLSNISDEVEVVIQKLQEVVEFISRTKAADQYREARLREALGTLKGLYEIEVDEMRFQGLLDQALVHVQDEFEGLLLRMKLRNLQGDLVHQHGDDFRELGSELEIEVLRRISTTLAANDCLDICIDIYVKARYRRAAKALMKLNPDYLRTYTPEGIEEMEWETLETATTLWIQHLEVAVKKVLLAEKKLCERVLGDFMEGLIWPECFIKISDKIMAVFFRFGEGVARSSKEPQKLFKLLDMFESLEKLKPEMSQIFEGEPGLDICTRFRELEKLIIDASSKVLWEFGLQIEGSIDGLPPAQDGSVPKLVRYAINYLKYLTTVNYRTSMVKVLRTQQTWEDRSINDMSSDEGLLKHAISNVMEALQRNIEAKRMCCRDKVLVHVFTMNTYWYIYMRTKDTELGEVLGERCMKEDYKAVAEESAYLYQKQAWGGLVRVLDGNDVRGEGKGSVGRVVSEKIEAFFKGLNEVCESHARGVYSIPDVDLREQMREATVRLVVPAYAEFLEGYSGLLQRKGYPSVERVKELVGKAFDWGKLKRRTSAASSDWNAARNSGSLERDVRSGNGGGDI is encoded by the exons ATGCAATGCCCAAAAAACATGGCATTGGAAGAAGACCCAACAACACTTCTCAAGCTCGAGTCAGCATGTTCCGACCTAAAAACCCTACTTCGAGCCTCCGAGGAAACAGAAGAAAACCTGGGAAACACAGACACAAGGCTCGATCTTTTACAAAGATCACTCTCCACAGCCTCCAAGAGAATCGTCCCTTTACAATCCCTAGCCATGTCGAGGAAAGCCCTCGACTCGAGAATCACCAGAGCCTTGGCCCCGGCACTTGCACTCCTCAACACGTTCAAGTTGACAGAATGTCTCCAGAACAGTCTCGTCGAGCTCTCGACGAGGCTGTCCTCGGAGAAGCCGCTTCAGAAGCGGCTTGAGAGGCTTCTGGAGTACACTAAATACGTGGATCAACTGAACGAGGGGTTAAGCAACATAAGTGATGAGGTGGAAGTGGTGATCCAGAAGCTGCAGGAGGTGGTGGAGTTCATAAGCCGGACAAAGGCGGCAGACCAGTACCGGGAGGCAAGGCTGAGGGAGGCTCTGGGGACTCTGAAGGGGCTGTATGAGATTGAGGTGGATGAGATGAGATTTCAGGGGCTGCTGGACCAGGCGTTGGTGCATGTGCAGGATGAGTTTGAAGGGTTGTtgctgaggatgaagcttaggaACCTGCAGGGGGATTTGGTGCACCAACATGGTGATGATTTCAGGGAATTGGGGTCGGAACTGGAAATTGAAGTCCTCAGAAGAATTTCAACCACACTTGCTGCCAATGATTGCCTAGACATATGCATTGATATATACGTCAag GCAAGATATAGAAGGGCTGCAAAGGCACTAATGAAGCTAAACCCAGATTACCTGAGAACATACACCCCAGAAGGAATCGAAGAAATGGAGTGGGAAACCTTAGAGACAGCCACAACCCTTTGGATCCAACACTTGGAAGTGGCAGTAAAGAAAGTCCTCCTTGCAGAAAAGAAACTCTGCGAGAGAGTCTTGGGAGATTTCATGGAGGGACTAATCTGGCCAGAATGCTTCATCAAGATTTCCGACAAGATCATGGCCGTATTCTTTCGCTTCGGCGAAGGCGTGGCCCGGAGCAGCAAAGAGCCCCAGAAGCTTTTCAAACTCTTAGACATGTTCGAGTCCTTGGAGAAACTCAAGCCCGAGATGTCACAAATATTCGAAGGCGAACCTGGCTTAGACATATGCACAAGGTTCCGCGAGTTGGAAAAACTCATCATCGATGCTTCGAGCAAAGTTTTATGGGAATTCGGCCTCCAAATCGAAGGCAGCATCGACGGTCTTCCACCTGCTCAAGACGGTTCTGTTCCAAAACTTGTGAGATACGCTATCAACTATCTCAAGTACCTCACCACGGTTAATTACAGAACATCAATGGTTAAGGTTCTCCGAACACAACAAACATGGGAAGATAGAAGTATCAATGACATGTCTTCGGACGAGGGTTTGTTAAAGCATGCAATTAGCAATGTCATGGAGGCGCTGCAGCGGAACATTGAGGCAAAGCGTATGTGTTGTAGGGACAAGGTTTTGGTGCACGTGTTCACGATGAACACGTATTGGTACATTTATATGAGGACGAAGGACACAGAGCTTGGTGAGGTGTTGGGTGAGAGGTGCATGAAAGAGGATTACAAGGCTGTGGCGGAGGAAAGTGCTTACTTGTATCAGAAGCAAGCGTGGGGTGGTTTGGTTAGGGTTTTGGATGGAAATGATGTGAGGGGGGAAGGGAAAGGGAGTGTGGGAAGAGTGGTGAGTGAGAAGATTGAAGCTTTTTTCAAGGGTTTGAATGAGGTTTGTGAGAGCCATGCTAGAGGGGTGTATAGTATACCTGATGTGGATTTGAGGGAACAAATGAGGGAAGCTACTGTGAGGCTTGTGGTGCCTGCTTATGCCGAGTTTTTGGAGGGTTATTCAGGGTTGTTGCAGAGGAAAGGGTACCCGAGTGTTGAGAGGGTGAAAGAGTTGGTGGGGAAGGCTTTTGATTGGGGGAAGTTGAAGAGGAGGACTTCTGCAGCTTCTAGTGATTGGAATGCTGCAAGGAACTCTGGGTCTTTAGAGAGGGATGTTAGATCAGGCAATGGTGGAGGTGATATTTGA